In a single window of the Elaeis guineensis isolate ETL-2024a chromosome 8, EG11, whole genome shotgun sequence genome:
- the LOC105049933 gene encoding E3 ubiquitin-protein ligase RGLG2 isoform X2 codes for MSAFSRCNEETSSRDQGPPLVSGRSDSEPLNSCPPDTLRSSSSLWNCVIMGGKWSKSRSTRRYSNNYGSPPSRSTSRYSPYPGNNLQPRAVDRVQRMYTKIGDDYRSLDQVTEALSQAGLESSNLIVGIDFTKSNEWTGRVAFNRRCLHDIEHTPNPYEQAISIIGRTLSAFDEDNLIPCFGFGDASTHDQAVFSFYPDNQPCNGFEEALQRYRELVPHLRLAGPTSFAPIIETAIGIVDNSGGQYHVLLIIADGQVTRSVDTSHGQLSSQERDTVNAIVKASDYPLSIVLVGVGDGPWDMMREFDDNIPSRAFDNFQFVNFTEIMARNIANSKKETEFALAALMEIPSQYKATIHLQLLGKRRGTRQMSALPPPIKSHGSAYSNPKYSLSSSSEQGARVHKRESAIPSESSVQDKEITSKLLSMLYWV; via the exons ATGAGTGCGTTTTCGCGTTGCAACGAGGAAACTTCCTCGCGAGATCAAGGTCCACCCTTAGTCTCGGGGAGATCGGATTCGGAACCGCTGAATTCTTGTCCGCCCGATACGTTACGCTCCTCCTCTTCCCTTTGGAATTG TGTGATTATGGGAGGAAAATGGTCGAAATCTAGGAGCACCCGTCGTTATTCAAATAATTATGGGTCTCCGCCTTCACGAAGCACTTCGAGGTACTCTCCTTATCCAGGGAACAATCTGCAGCCTAGAGCAGTAGATAGGGTACAGAGAATGTATACAAAAATAGGTGATGATTACCGCTCGCTTGACCAG gtAACAGAAGCTCTTTCACAAGCTGGTCTCGAATCTTCAAATCTGATTGTAGGAATTGATTTTACAAAGAGCAATGAATGGACAG GTAGAGTTGCTTTCAACCGCCGATGTTTGCATGACATTGAGCATACTCCAAACCCATATGAGCAAGCAATATCAATTATTGGAAGAACTCTTTCTGCTTTTGATGAGGATAACCTTATTCCTTGCTTTGGATTCGGAGATG CATCCACACATGATCAGGCCGTATTCAGTTTTTATCCAGACAACCAACCATGTAATGGCTTTGAGGAAGCACTACAAAGATATAGAGAATTAGTTCCACATCTTCGATTAGCTG GACCAACATCCTTTGCACCAATAATTGAAACAGCCATTGGCATTGTAGATAATAGTGGTGGCCAGTATCATGTTCTTCTTATAATAGCAGATGGACAG GTAACACGCAGTGTTGACACAAGTCACGGCCAGCTAAGTTCACAGGAGCGAGATACCGTGAATGCCATAGTCAAAGCTAG TGATTACCCGTTGTCAATAGTTctagttggagttggtgatggaccATGGGACATGATGCGAGAATTTGATGATAATATACCTTCTCGAGCATTTGATAATTTCCAG TTTGTGAACTTTACAGAGATAATGGCTAGAAATATTGCTAACAGTAAAAAGGAGACAGAGTTTGCACTTGCAGCATTGATGGAAATCCCATCACAATATAAAGCAACAATACACCTTCAACTTTTGGG TAAACGAAGAGGAACACGACAAATGAGTGCTCTCCCTCCACCAATTAAGAGTCATGGTTCAGCATACTCAAATCCAAAATACTCACTCTCAAGCAGCTCAGAACAAGGTGCTAGAGTTCATAAAAGGGAATCAGCCATTCCATCAGAGAGTTCTGTACAAGATAAAGAG ATCACTTCAAAACTTCTGAGCATGCTATATTGGGTATAA
- the LOC105049933 gene encoding E3 ubiquitin-protein ligase RGLG3 isoform X1 — protein sequence MSAFSRCNEETSSRDQGPPLVSGRSDSEPLNSCPPDTLRSSSSLWNCVIMGGKWSKSRSTRRYSNNYGSPPSRSTSRYSPYPGNNLQPRAVDRVQRMYTKIGDDYRSLDQVTEALSQAGLESSNLIVGIDFTKSNEWTGRVAFNRRCLHDIEHTPNPYEQAISIIGRTLSAFDEDNLIPCFGFGDASTHDQAVFSFYPDNQPCNGFEEALQRYRELVPHLRLAGPTSFAPIIETAIGIVDNSGGQYHVLLIIADGQVTRSVDTSHGQLSSQERDTVNAIVKASDYPLSIVLVGVGDGPWDMMREFDDNIPSRAFDNFQFVNFTEIMARNIANSKKETEFALAALMEIPSQYKATIHLQLLGKRRGTRQMSALPPPIKSHGSAYSNPKYSLSSSSEQGARVHKRESAIPSESSVQDKEICPICLWQAKDLAFGCGHQTCHECGKDLKVCPICQSQIATRIRLY from the exons ATGAGTGCGTTTTCGCGTTGCAACGAGGAAACTTCCTCGCGAGATCAAGGTCCACCCTTAGTCTCGGGGAGATCGGATTCGGAACCGCTGAATTCTTGTCCGCCCGATACGTTACGCTCCTCCTCTTCCCTTTGGAATTG TGTGATTATGGGAGGAAAATGGTCGAAATCTAGGAGCACCCGTCGTTATTCAAATAATTATGGGTCTCCGCCTTCACGAAGCACTTCGAGGTACTCTCCTTATCCAGGGAACAATCTGCAGCCTAGAGCAGTAGATAGGGTACAGAGAATGTATACAAAAATAGGTGATGATTACCGCTCGCTTGACCAG gtAACAGAAGCTCTTTCACAAGCTGGTCTCGAATCTTCAAATCTGATTGTAGGAATTGATTTTACAAAGAGCAATGAATGGACAG GTAGAGTTGCTTTCAACCGCCGATGTTTGCATGACATTGAGCATACTCCAAACCCATATGAGCAAGCAATATCAATTATTGGAAGAACTCTTTCTGCTTTTGATGAGGATAACCTTATTCCTTGCTTTGGATTCGGAGATG CATCCACACATGATCAGGCCGTATTCAGTTTTTATCCAGACAACCAACCATGTAATGGCTTTGAGGAAGCACTACAAAGATATAGAGAATTAGTTCCACATCTTCGATTAGCTG GACCAACATCCTTTGCACCAATAATTGAAACAGCCATTGGCATTGTAGATAATAGTGGTGGCCAGTATCATGTTCTTCTTATAATAGCAGATGGACAG GTAACACGCAGTGTTGACACAAGTCACGGCCAGCTAAGTTCACAGGAGCGAGATACCGTGAATGCCATAGTCAAAGCTAG TGATTACCCGTTGTCAATAGTTctagttggagttggtgatggaccATGGGACATGATGCGAGAATTTGATGATAATATACCTTCTCGAGCATTTGATAATTTCCAG TTTGTGAACTTTACAGAGATAATGGCTAGAAATATTGCTAACAGTAAAAAGGAGACAGAGTTTGCACTTGCAGCATTGATGGAAATCCCATCACAATATAAAGCAACAATACACCTTCAACTTTTGGG TAAACGAAGAGGAACACGACAAATGAGTGCTCTCCCTCCACCAATTAAGAGTCATGGTTCAGCATACTCAAATCCAAAATACTCACTCTCAAGCAGCTCAGAACAAGGTGCTAGAGTTCATAAAAGGGAATCAGCCATTCCATCAGAGAGTTCTGTACAAGATAAAGAG ATTTGTCCCATTTGCTTGTGGCAAGCTAAGGATCTTGCATTTGGCTGTGGGCATCAG ACCTGCCATGAGTGTGGAAAAGACTTGAAGGTCTGCCCTATTTGCCAGAGCCAGATAGCGACTAGAATAAGACTTTACTGA
- the LOC105049933 gene encoding E3 ubiquitin-protein ligase RGLG2 isoform X3 produces MGGKWSKSRSTRRYSNNYGSPPSRSTSRYSPYPGNNLQPRAVDRVQRMYTKIGDDYRSLDQVTEALSQAGLESSNLIVGIDFTKSNEWTGRVAFNRRCLHDIEHTPNPYEQAISIIGRTLSAFDEDNLIPCFGFGDASTHDQAVFSFYPDNQPCNGFEEALQRYRELVPHLRLAGPTSFAPIIETAIGIVDNSGGQYHVLLIIADGQVTRSVDTSHGQLSSQERDTVNAIVKASDYPLSIVLVGVGDGPWDMMREFDDNIPSRAFDNFQFVNFTEIMARNIANSKKETEFALAALMEIPSQYKATIHLQLLGKRRGTRQMSALPPPIKSHGSAYSNPKYSLSSSSEQGARVHKRESAIPSESSVQDKEICPICLWQAKDLAFGCGHQTCHECGKDLKVCPICQSQIATRIRLY; encoded by the exons ATGGGAGGAAAATGGTCGAAATCTAGGAGCACCCGTCGTTATTCAAATAATTATGGGTCTCCGCCTTCACGAAGCACTTCGAGGTACTCTCCTTATCCAGGGAACAATCTGCAGCCTAGAGCAGTAGATAGGGTACAGAGAATGTATACAAAAATAGGTGATGATTACCGCTCGCTTGACCAG gtAACAGAAGCTCTTTCACAAGCTGGTCTCGAATCTTCAAATCTGATTGTAGGAATTGATTTTACAAAGAGCAATGAATGGACAG GTAGAGTTGCTTTCAACCGCCGATGTTTGCATGACATTGAGCATACTCCAAACCCATATGAGCAAGCAATATCAATTATTGGAAGAACTCTTTCTGCTTTTGATGAGGATAACCTTATTCCTTGCTTTGGATTCGGAGATG CATCCACACATGATCAGGCCGTATTCAGTTTTTATCCAGACAACCAACCATGTAATGGCTTTGAGGAAGCACTACAAAGATATAGAGAATTAGTTCCACATCTTCGATTAGCTG GACCAACATCCTTTGCACCAATAATTGAAACAGCCATTGGCATTGTAGATAATAGTGGTGGCCAGTATCATGTTCTTCTTATAATAGCAGATGGACAG GTAACACGCAGTGTTGACACAAGTCACGGCCAGCTAAGTTCACAGGAGCGAGATACCGTGAATGCCATAGTCAAAGCTAG TGATTACCCGTTGTCAATAGTTctagttggagttggtgatggaccATGGGACATGATGCGAGAATTTGATGATAATATACCTTCTCGAGCATTTGATAATTTCCAG TTTGTGAACTTTACAGAGATAATGGCTAGAAATATTGCTAACAGTAAAAAGGAGACAGAGTTTGCACTTGCAGCATTGATGGAAATCCCATCACAATATAAAGCAACAATACACCTTCAACTTTTGGG TAAACGAAGAGGAACACGACAAATGAGTGCTCTCCCTCCACCAATTAAGAGTCATGGTTCAGCATACTCAAATCCAAAATACTCACTCTCAAGCAGCTCAGAACAAGGTGCTAGAGTTCATAAAAGGGAATCAGCCATTCCATCAGAGAGTTCTGTACAAGATAAAGAG ATTTGTCCCATTTGCTTGTGGCAAGCTAAGGATCTTGCATTTGGCTGTGGGCATCAG ACCTGCCATGAGTGTGGAAAAGACTTGAAGGTCTGCCCTATTTGCCAGAGCCAGATAGCGACTAGAATAAGACTTTACTGA
- the LOC105049933 gene encoding E3 ubiquitin-protein ligase RGLG2 isoform X4 produces the protein MFFTSLWAKSGRSHKQKSSGRVAFNRRCLHDIEHTPNPYEQAISIIGRTLSAFDEDNLIPCFGFGDASTHDQAVFSFYPDNQPCNGFEEALQRYRELVPHLRLAGPTSFAPIIETAIGIVDNSGGQYHVLLIIADGQVTRSVDTSHGQLSSQERDTVNAIVKASDYPLSIVLVGVGDGPWDMMREFDDNIPSRAFDNFQFVNFTEIMARNIANSKKETEFALAALMEIPSQYKATIHLQLLGKRRGTRQMSALPPPIKSHGSAYSNPKYSLSSSSEQGARVHKRESAIPSESSVQDKEICPICLWQAKDLAFGCGHQTCHECGKDLKVCPICQSQIATRIRLY, from the exons ATGTTTTTTACTTCTTTGTGGGCCAAATCTGGGAGATCACATAAGCAGAAAAGTTCAG GTAGAGTTGCTTTCAACCGCCGATGTTTGCATGACATTGAGCATACTCCAAACCCATATGAGCAAGCAATATCAATTATTGGAAGAACTCTTTCTGCTTTTGATGAGGATAACCTTATTCCTTGCTTTGGATTCGGAGATG CATCCACACATGATCAGGCCGTATTCAGTTTTTATCCAGACAACCAACCATGTAATGGCTTTGAGGAAGCACTACAAAGATATAGAGAATTAGTTCCACATCTTCGATTAGCTG GACCAACATCCTTTGCACCAATAATTGAAACAGCCATTGGCATTGTAGATAATAGTGGTGGCCAGTATCATGTTCTTCTTATAATAGCAGATGGACAG GTAACACGCAGTGTTGACACAAGTCACGGCCAGCTAAGTTCACAGGAGCGAGATACCGTGAATGCCATAGTCAAAGCTAG TGATTACCCGTTGTCAATAGTTctagttggagttggtgatggaccATGGGACATGATGCGAGAATTTGATGATAATATACCTTCTCGAGCATTTGATAATTTCCAG TTTGTGAACTTTACAGAGATAATGGCTAGAAATATTGCTAACAGTAAAAAGGAGACAGAGTTTGCACTTGCAGCATTGATGGAAATCCCATCACAATATAAAGCAACAATACACCTTCAACTTTTGGG TAAACGAAGAGGAACACGACAAATGAGTGCTCTCCCTCCACCAATTAAGAGTCATGGTTCAGCATACTCAAATCCAAAATACTCACTCTCAAGCAGCTCAGAACAAGGTGCTAGAGTTCATAAAAGGGAATCAGCCATTCCATCAGAGAGTTCTGTACAAGATAAAGAG ATTTGTCCCATTTGCTTGTGGCAAGCTAAGGATCTTGCATTTGGCTGTGGGCATCAG ACCTGCCATGAGTGTGGAAAAGACTTGAAGGTCTGCCCTATTTGCCAGAGCCAGATAGCGACTAGAATAAGACTTTACTGA
- the LOC105049935 gene encoding ATP-dependent 6-phosphofructokinase 2: MENAVPPNSNTGPVTATGDDNATSITDFSLPPITLQKLPHLSDYVPNLTTLTSPIDRSPFYHPFPGFYLSPSDIILRHILFDLSSAASDGGGRLLAYHRAGPRQTIHFDPDTVRAAIVTCGGLCPGLNTVIRELVVGLWDLYGVRQIFGVPSGYRGFYSMEPMKLDPKMVHNWHKRGGTVLTTSRGGFDLEKIVDAIEQRGFNQLYVIGGDGTMRGAVKIFREIQRRKLNISITGIPKTVDNDIGIIDRSFGFQTAVEMAQEAIDAAHVESDSAVNGIGLVKLMGRSTGHIALHATLSSRVVDCCLIPENDFYLEGKGGLFEFLDQRLKQNGHAVIVVAEGAGQDMIPRTDKQKEEKDESGNPVFLDVGPWLKSELKKWWEHDHPGELFTVKYIDPTYMIRAVPANATDNLYCTILAHSAIHGVMAGYTGFVPGPINGNYAYIPMEEVAVSRNVVDTKDHKWAWVRSVTSQPDFQKC; the protein is encoded by the exons ATGGAAAACGCCGTGCCTCCGAACTCGAACACCGGTCCCGTCACCGCCACCGGTGACGATAACGCCACCTCCATCACGGACTTCTCCCTTCCCCCGATAACCCTCCAGAAGCTCCCCCACCTTTCGGACTACGTCCCTAACCTCACCACCCTCACCAGCCCCATCGATCGCAGCCCCTTCTACCACCCCTTCCCCGGCTTCTACCTTTCCCCCTCCGACATCATCCTCCGCCATATCCTCTTCGATCTCTCCTCCGCTGCCTCCGACGGTGGCGGCCGCCTCCTCGCCTACCACCGCGCTGGGCCGCGGCAGACCATCCACTTCGACCCGGACACCGTCCGAGCGGCGATCGTCACCTGCGGCGGTCTCTGCCCGGGTCTCAACACCGTGATACGGGAGCTGGTGGTGGGGCTCTGGGACCTCTATGGGGTGCGCCAGATCTTCGGTGTGCCGTCCGGCTACCGCGGATTCTACTCGATGGAACCGATGAAGTTGGATCCCAAGATGGTGCACAACTGGCACAAGAGGGGCGGGACGGTCCTCACGACATCCAGAGGTGGCTTCGATCTTGAGAAAATTGTGGATGCGATCGAGCAGCGTGGGTTTAACCAG CTATATGTCATTGGCGGGGATGGAACTATGAGGGGTGCTGTAAAAATCTTTAGAGAGATCCAACGCCGCAAACTAAACATATCCATAACTGGGATCCCCAAAACAGTTGACAATGATATTGGCATCATAGACAGGTCATTCGGGTTCCAGACTGCAGTGGAGATGGCACAGGAAGCAATCGATGCTGCTCATGTGGAGTCTGACAGTGCTGTGAATGGCATTGGACTTGTCAAACTAATGGGCAGGAGCACAGGGCACATTGCACTCCATGCAACATTAAGCAGTCGTGTTGTGGATTGTTGTTTGATCCCTGAGAATGATTTCTACTTGGAGGGTAAAGGTGGGCTATTCGAATTCCTTGATCAGAGGCTAAAACAGAATGGGCATGCTGTGATCGTGGTAGCTGAGGGGGCTGGGCAAGATATGATACCAAGAACTGATAAACAGAAAGAAGAGAAGGATGAGTCTGGCAATCCTGTGTTTTTGGATGTGGGACCATGGTTGAAGTCTGAGCTGAAGAAGTGGTGGGAACATGACCACCCTGGAGAGCTGTTCACGGTGAAATATATAGACCCTACATACATGATACGAGCAGTTCCAGCAAATGCCACTGACAACTTATATTGTACCATATTGGCACATTCTGCAATCCATGGAGTCATGGCTGGCTACACCGGGTTTGTACCAGGTCCCATAAATGGCAATTATGCCTACATTCCAATGGAGGAGGTTGCGGTTTCCCGAAACGTGGTGGATACGAAGGATCATAAATGGGCATGGGTCAGATCGGTGACAAGTCAGCCAGATTTTCAGAAATGCTAG